One window of the Amycolatopsis mediterranei genome contains the following:
- the rpsL gene encoding 30S ribosomal protein S12: MPTIQQLVRKGRQDKAAKQKTAALKGSPQRRGVCTRVYTTTPKKPNSALRKVARVKLTSGIEVTAYIPGEGHNLQEHSMVLVRGGRVKDLPGVRYKIIRGSLDTQGVKNRKQARSRYGAKKEKS, translated from the coding sequence TTGCCCACGATCCAGCAGCTGGTCCGCAAGGGCCGCCAGGACAAGGCTGCCAAGCAGAAGACCGCGGCCCTCAAGGGGAGCCCGCAGCGGCGTGGCGTGTGCACTCGCGTGTACACCACGACCCCCAAGAAGCCGAACTCGGCGCTTCGCAAGGTCGCGCGTGTGAAGCTGACCAGCGGCATCGAGGTCACCGCCTACATCCCCGGTGAGGGCCACAACCTGCAGGAGCACTCGATGGTGCTCGTGCGTGGTGGTCGTGTGAAGGACCTTCCGGGTGTCCGTTACAAGATCATCCGCGGTTCGCTCGACACGCAGGGTGTCAAGAACCGCAAGCAGGCGCGCAGCCGGTACGGCGCGAAGAAGGAGAAGAGCTAA
- the rpsG gene encoding 30S ribosomal protein S7, with protein MPRKGPAPKRPLISDPVYASPLVTQLVNKVLKDGKRSLAERIVYGALEGAREKTGTDPVVTLKRALDNVKPTIEVKSRRVGGATYQVPIEVKPGRSTTLALRWLVSFSQARREKTMIERLQNELLDASNGLGASVKRREDTHKMAESNRAFAHYRW; from the coding sequence ATGCCCCGCAAGGGTCCGGCCCCGAAGCGGCCGCTGATCTCCGACCCCGTCTACGCCTCCCCGCTGGTCACCCAGCTGGTGAACAAGGTGCTGAAGGACGGGAAGCGGTCCCTGGCCGAGCGCATCGTGTACGGCGCGCTCGAAGGCGCTCGCGAGAAGACCGGCACCGACCCGGTCGTCACGCTGAAGCGCGCCCTCGACAACGTGAAGCCCACCATCGAGGTGAAGAGCCGCCGTGTCGGTGGTGCCACCTACCAGGTGCCGATCGAGGTCAAGCCGGGCCGCTCCACGACGCTGGCGCTGCGCTGGCTGGTCTCCTTCTCGCAGGCTCGCCGCGAGAAGACGATGATCGAGCGCCTGCAGAACGAGCTCCTGGACGCTTCCAACGGCCTCGGTGCCTCCGTGAAGCGTCGCGAGGACACGCACAAGATGGCCGAGTCCAACCGGGCCTTCGCGCACTACCGCTGGTGA
- the fusA gene encoding elongation factor G, with translation MAREVLTDLNKVRNIGIMAHIDAGKTTTTERILFYTGVNYKIGEVHDGAATMDWMEEEQKRGITITSAATTTFWDDHQINIIDTPGHVDFTVEVERNLRVLDGAVAVFDGKEGVEPQSEQVWRQADKYDVPRICFVNKMDKLGADFYYTVKTIVDRLGVRPLVIQLPIGAENDFEGVVDLVRMKALTWRGEVQKGEDYSVEDIPAELAEKAAEYREKLVETVAEADDALMEKFLEGEELTEAEIKAGIRKLTITSQVFPVLAGSAFKNKGVQPMLDAVIDYLPTPLDVPAVEGLLPDGETVASRKASVDEPFAALAFKIAAHPFFGKLTYIRVYSGKVAAGAQVINATKERKERIGKIFQMHSNKENPVDDAQVGHIYAVIGLKDTTTGDTLADPQNPIVLESMTFPEPVIRVAIEPKTKADQEKLSLAIQKLAEEDPTFQVKLDEDTGQTIIAGMGELHLEVLVNRMKSDYKVEANIGKPQVAYRETIKKTVDKLDYVHKKQTGGSGQFAKVIVKLEPLERTDGALYEFDNKVTGGRVPREYIPSVDAGAQDAMQYGVLAGYPLVGLKFTLLDGAYHEVDSSEMAFKIAGSMAMKEAAKKAGPVILEPMMAVEVTTPEDYMGDVIGDLNSRRGQIQAMEERAGTRVVKALVPLSEMFGYVGDLRSRTQGRANYSMVFDSYAEVPANVAKEIIAKATGE, from the coding sequence GTGGCACGTGAAGTGCTGACCGACCTGAACAAGGTCCGCAACATCGGCATCATGGCCCACATCGACGCCGGCAAGACGACCACCACCGAGCGGATCCTGTTCTACACCGGGGTCAACTACAAGATCGGTGAAGTCCACGACGGCGCCGCCACCATGGACTGGATGGAGGAGGAGCAGAAGCGGGGTATCACCATCACCTCGGCTGCCACCACCACCTTCTGGGACGACCACCAGATCAACATCATCGACACCCCGGGCCACGTCGACTTCACCGTCGAGGTGGAGCGCAACCTCCGGGTGCTCGACGGTGCGGTCGCCGTCTTCGACGGCAAGGAAGGCGTCGAGCCGCAGTCCGAGCAGGTCTGGCGGCAGGCGGACAAGTACGACGTCCCGCGCATCTGCTTCGTCAACAAGATGGACAAGCTGGGCGCGGACTTCTACTACACCGTGAAGACCATCGTGGACCGCCTCGGCGTGCGCCCGCTGGTCATCCAGCTGCCGATCGGCGCCGAGAACGACTTCGAAGGCGTCGTCGACCTGGTCCGCATGAAGGCGCTGACCTGGCGCGGCGAGGTCCAGAAGGGCGAGGACTACTCGGTCGAGGACATCCCCGCCGAGCTGGCCGAGAAGGCCGCGGAGTACCGCGAGAAGCTCGTCGAGACCGTCGCCGAGGCGGACGACGCGCTGATGGAGAAGTTCCTCGAGGGTGAGGAGCTGACGGAGGCCGAGATCAAGGCCGGCATCCGGAAGCTCACCATCACCAGCCAGGTCTTCCCGGTGCTGGCCGGTTCCGCGTTCAAGAACAAGGGCGTGCAGCCCATGCTCGACGCGGTCATCGACTACCTGCCGACCCCGCTGGACGTCCCGGCCGTCGAGGGCCTGCTGCCCGACGGCGAGACCGTGGCTTCCCGCAAGGCGTCGGTCGACGAGCCGTTCGCCGCGCTCGCGTTCAAGATCGCCGCGCACCCGTTCTTCGGCAAGCTGACCTACATCCGGGTGTACTCGGGCAAGGTCGCCGCCGGCGCGCAGGTCATCAACGCGACCAAGGAGCGCAAGGAGCGCATCGGGAAGATCTTCCAGATGCACTCCAACAAGGAGAACCCGGTCGACGACGCCCAGGTCGGCCACATCTACGCGGTCATCGGGCTGAAGGACACCACCACGGGTGACACCCTGGCGGATCCGCAGAACCCGATCGTGCTGGAGTCGATGACGTTCCCCGAGCCGGTCATCCGGGTCGCGATCGAACCGAAGACGAAGGCCGACCAGGAGAAGCTGTCCCTGGCGATCCAGAAGCTGGCCGAAGAGGACCCGACGTTCCAGGTCAAGCTGGACGAGGACACCGGCCAGACGATCATCGCGGGCATGGGCGAGCTGCACCTCGAGGTGCTGGTGAACCGGATGAAGTCCGACTACAAGGTCGAGGCGAACATCGGCAAGCCGCAGGTCGCCTACCGTGAGACGATCAAGAAGACGGTCGACAAGCTCGACTACGTCCACAAGAAGCAGACCGGTGGTTCCGGCCAGTTCGCGAAGGTCATCGTGAAGCTGGAGCCGCTCGAGCGCACCGACGGCGCGCTCTACGAGTTCGACAACAAGGTGACCGGTGGTCGCGTGCCGCGGGAGTACATCCCGTCGGTGGACGCGGGCGCGCAGGACGCGATGCAGTACGGCGTCCTGGCCGGCTACCCGCTCGTCGGGTTGAAGTTCACCCTGTTGGACGGTGCTTACCACGAGGTCGACTCTTCGGAGATGGCGTTCAAGATCGCCGGTTCCATGGCGATGAAGGAAGCCGCGAAGAAGGCCGGCCCGGTGATCCTGGAGCCGATGATGGCGGTCGAGGTGACCACGCCCGAGGACTACATGGGTGACGTCATCGGTGACCTCAACTCCCGTCGTGGTCAGATCCAGGCCATGGAGGAGCGGGCGGGCACTCGCGTCGTGAAGGCGCTGGTCCCGCTGTCGGAGATGTTCGGCTACGTCGGCGACCTGCGGTCCCGCACCCAGGGCCGGGCGAACTACTCCATGGTGTTCGACTCCTACGCCGAGGTTCCCGCGAACGTCGCGAAGGAAATCATCGCGAAGGCGACGGGGGAGTAA
- the tuf gene encoding elongation factor Tu produces the protein MAKAKFERTKPHVNIGTIGHVDHGKTTLTAAITKVLHDKYPELNESRAFDQIDNAPEEKQRGITINISHVEYQTEKRHYAHVDAPGHADYIKNMITGAAQMDGAILVVAATDGPMPQTREHVLLARQVGVPYIVVALNKADMVDDEEILELVELEVRELLSSQEFPGDDAPVVRVSGLKALEGDEKWSEAVLELMSAVDNNVPDPVRELDKPFLMPIEDVFTITGRGTVVTGRVERGQINVNEEVEIVGIREKSTKTTVTGVEMFRKLLDSGQAGDNVGLLVRGIKREDVERGQVVVKPGTTTPHTDFEGRVYILSKDEGGRHTPFFNNYRPQFYFRTTDVTGVVTLPEGTEMVMPGDNTDITVALIQPVAMDEGLRFAIREGGRTVGAGQVTKIIK, from the coding sequence GTGGCGAAGGCGAAATTCGAGCGGACCAAGCCGCACGTCAACATCGGCACCATCGGTCACGTTGACCACGGCAAGACGACTCTGACCGCGGCGATCACCAAGGTGCTGCACGACAAGTACCCGGAGCTGAACGAGTCGCGGGCGTTCGACCAGATCGACAACGCGCCGGAAGAGAAGCAGCGCGGCATCACGATCAACATCTCGCACGTCGAGTACCAGACCGAGAAGCGTCACTACGCGCACGTCGACGCCCCCGGTCACGCGGACTACATCAAGAACATGATCACCGGTGCCGCCCAGATGGACGGCGCGATCCTGGTCGTGGCCGCCACCGACGGCCCGATGCCGCAGACCCGTGAGCACGTGCTGCTCGCCCGCCAGGTCGGCGTGCCCTACATCGTGGTCGCGCTGAACAAGGCCGACATGGTCGACGACGAGGAGATCCTCGAGCTCGTCGAGCTGGAGGTCCGCGAGCTGCTGTCCTCGCAGGAGTTCCCGGGCGACGACGCGCCGGTCGTGCGCGTTTCCGGCCTGAAGGCCCTCGAGGGCGACGAGAAGTGGTCCGAGGCCGTTCTCGAGCTGATGAGCGCCGTCGACAACAACGTGCCGGACCCGGTGCGCGAGCTCGACAAGCCGTTCCTGATGCCGATCGAGGACGTCTTCACCATCACCGGTCGTGGCACCGTGGTGACCGGTCGCGTCGAGCGCGGCCAGATCAACGTCAACGAAGAGGTCGAGATCGTGGGTATCCGCGAGAAGTCGACCAAGACCACCGTCACCGGTGTCGAGATGTTCCGCAAGCTGCTCGACTCGGGCCAGGCGGGCGACAACGTCGGCCTGCTGGTCCGCGGCATCAAGCGCGAGGACGTCGAGCGCGGTCAGGTCGTCGTGAAGCCGGGCACCACCACCCCGCACACCGACTTCGAGGGCCGGGTCTACATCCTGTCGAAGGACGAGGGTGGCCGTCACACCCCGTTCTTCAACAACTACCGCCCGCAGTTCTACTTCCGCACCACCGACGTGACCGGCGTCGTGACCCTCCCCGAGGGCACCGAGATGGTCATGCCGGGCGACAACACCGACATCACGGTCGCGCTGATCCAGCCGGTCGCGATGGACGAGGGTCTGCGCTTCGCCATCCGCGAGGGTGGCCGGACCGTCGGCGCGGGCCAGGTTACCAAGATCATCAAGTGA
- the rpsJ gene encoding 30S ribosomal protein S10, with product MAGQKIRIRLKAYDHEAIDTSARKIVETVTRTGARVVGPVPLPTEKNVYCVIRSPHKYKDSREHFEMRTHKRLIDILDPTPKTVDALMRIDLPASVDVNIQ from the coding sequence ATGGCGGGACAGAAGATCCGCATCCGGCTCAAGGCCTACGACCACGAGGCGATCGACACCTCGGCGCGCAAGATCGTGGAGACGGTCACGCGCACCGGCGCCCGTGTTGTCGGGCCGGTGCCGCTGCCCACCGAGAAGAACGTTTACTGCGTCATCCGCTCGCCGCACAAGTACAAGGACTCGCGCGAGCACTTCGAGATGCGCACGCACAAGCGTCTGATCGACATCCTCGACCCGACGCCGAAGACGGTCGACGCGCTCATGCGCATCGACCTGCCGGCGAGCGTCGACGTCAACATCCAGTAG
- the rplC gene encoding 50S ribosomal protein L3, with product MSDRQMKGILGTKLGMTQVFDEQNRVVPVTVVKAGPNVVTQVRTQDKDGYTAVQLAFGAVDPRKVNKPRTGHFDKAGVTPRRFLAELRTTDAETYEVGQEITAEVFAAGVEVDVTGTSKGKGYAGVMKRHGFKGQGASHGAQAVHRKPGSIGGCATPGRVFKGLRMAGRMGNDRVTTQNLTVHAVRADDGLLLIKGAVPGPKGGVLFVRSAAKGGNSE from the coding sequence ATGTCTGACAGGCAGATGAAGGGCATCCTGGGCACCAAGCTCGGCATGACCCAGGTCTTCGACGAACAGAACCGGGTTGTCCCGGTCACCGTCGTGAAGGCCGGTCCGAACGTGGTCACCCAGGTTCGGACCCAGGACAAGGACGGCTACACGGCCGTGCAGCTGGCGTTCGGCGCGGTCGACCCGCGCAAGGTGAACAAGCCGCGCACCGGCCACTTCGACAAGGCGGGCGTGACGCCGCGCCGGTTCCTCGCCGAGCTGCGCACCACCGACGCCGAGACCTACGAGGTCGGCCAGGAGATCACCGCCGAGGTGTTCGCCGCCGGTGTCGAGGTCGACGTGACCGGGACCAGCAAGGGCAAGGGCTACGCGGGCGTCATGAAGCGCCACGGCTTCAAGGGCCAGGGCGCGAGCCACGGTGCCCAGGCCGTGCACCGCAAGCCGGGTTCCATCGGTGGCTGTGCCACCCCCGGCCGCGTCTTCAAGGGCCTGCGCATGGCGGGCCGGATGGGCAACGACCGGGTCACCACGCAGAACCTGACCGTGCACGCCGTGCGTGCCGACGACGGCCTGCTGCTGATCAAGGGCGCCGTGCCCGGTCCCAAGGGCGGCGTGCTGTTCGTTCGCAGCGCCGCGAAGGGTGGTAACTCCGAATGA